One window of the Onychostoma macrolepis isolate SWU-2019 chromosome 21, ASM1243209v1, whole genome shotgun sequence genome contains the following:
- the polq gene encoding DNA polymerase theta: protein MTTSTTRKIYLGQHRIVKTKGLVHADEKPHGQSSHLHQACSSATDISENRRCNEPKQNQNKQWMPGDSTLAMDVEILQAIDELGPEVLKFKKDKNIQQTESLKKNSDFPQNICEQQVQNAENINPSSPGSAWSPSERKRTRTQGKKDSDWKDLAQKLLFSETKKTEAGGRGREMKCDKEYSSPQKIINSMKKTLKVANSKQKLKFRRDTSLSTSKDYILFSPTHMAAAKERSMLQQQKRSMKNLSVSVLTPPPGLDLSVLGDATLPDAAQSIHMGRPADQSDKLLLSSWGLPKPVLEKYQSLGVQRMFEWQAECLTLGKVLEGQNLVYSAPTSAGKTLVSELLILKRVLETRQKAMFILPFVSVAREKMFYLQNVFQEAGVRVEGYMGNTSAAGGFSALDVAVCTIEKANGLINRLIEEDKLDLLGIVVVDELHMVGDSGRGYLLELLLTKIQYIAQKNTSRGSAQSASAGVQIVGMSATLPNLDLLAHWLNAELYNTNYRPVPLVEWVKIGTNVYDGSMNLVRQFTPALPVKGDDDHIVSLCFETVQDGHSALLFCPSKNWCEKLADSIGREFYNLHHKEMQSGSGVQSISLNQEGLQDVVAQLKRTPASLDQVLQRTVPWGVAFHHAGLTFDERDILEGAFRQGYIRVLAATSTLSSGVNLPARRVIIRTPVFNGHLLDILTYKQMVGRAGRKGVDIMGESVLVCKEAERAKGMSLIQGSLKPISSCLVKREVEGVTTSMLRAILEIIVGGVASSPQDVRMYASCTLLAASIAAEQPHEEEAETEARNKGAIEACIEWLMDNEFIHIQKEGDVERYCPTHLGSATLSSSLSPPEALGIFADLQRAMKGFVLENDLHILYQITPVYVDWTTIDWYQFFCLWEQLPSAMKRVAEMVGIQEGFLARSVGGKLIAKTEKQRRQMAIHKRFFTTLVLHDLVSEEPLGAVAKKYGCSRGQLQSLQQSASTYAGMVTVFCNRLGWHNLELLLSQFQSRLSFGVQRELCDLVRISLLNAQRARTLYSSGFVTVAEVARADVTELEKALRKAIPFKSSRQAVDESEVEAQERKSMRCIWVSGKKALTEREAAHQIVAEAQLLLQQDLALLGVEWNPSSLATKTQPDSHSPEESANEKPLQSMSRGPDHEEGQNVTTNVDKQKLLVDKNSDSCSHPPLRPLEVTTISEKPMDIDSGVSSADCQPAKKCEQQSGTLHKVLKSINAKDKVCQNNQTTESSDCSSKSLQKKLGHNTCIKSSCNSGSDHHCVSPVLKRRRMNVVDADAQPTVSESETPALISKDPKLISNVEELWFNKPETDCRIDKDSMNHQSSIAGLNQVIESKTGSYDPQKGEETPDVIATKCTSKTKHLTQNEKLETGTVSFGKISSRDENETGLKVNTRVKYDLVCCSEKLSSPDLYTNGLEEFGDSFQLDTQTEKMLQGDDFLHGNGNLNIPKENNNHVDSESEIKAVNQSSFLENDNQMSKDRNKDPVEGLSPHRNGLATQFKPKYNISLTDSQLENILNYSNQVTEEESSADKPAEQRENHEPSDHVTDNSFNRSSSFLFDSLYDNSILDAMEEAAMDRDNKEEQVVEAHANSNGSSPELIPERRDAVSTEDQEAIQWGESSFNLSEWGDSLLIGEQYLDKMNNAIKAGDGPRLCAEKPSYTDDIVSELHVSQSNEPHSSVSAERRQLNSSSFHISPGMQDIFDKWSDQFSTLSEIPGQSNSTVVEPNAAAAAVVVEKAASPITNHGIDQGGPRNSRTEDFVVVQAKPVTHSDLVPPTPVSEPVTPRVKMTTSAIQSPLNVTKHRSELDPNSKSSSQNVYQSCLRTNAASELNMSLADEGFMRLSQFQSLPASNSCSPETFSIIDVASDKRLFHTFIKEWKTKDRFSLALACEKIDNTSVQAEAVIGGKFKKPTTPMRKRKDDFLLKGYQDLVVIGISVCWGAKDAYFVSLQQELSDTDISASLAPPPLDVTLAVEERLKQVQCCLEKESSVTVSYDFIHVYKTLLLTCELAMRGTFEDPKIACWLLDSSSKERTLHNMVSSFATEDLLMLDGISPGQGVQSLGIYGDTSQPGRYRAAVESVLVFRVMTQLNCLLEKDGFLDVFKKVEMPTQYCLALLELNGIGFSVAECEAQKHVMQAKLSALESQAYQLAGHSFSLTSPEDVAEVLFLELKLPPNGDLNAPKNKKTLGYSRRAGARIKLSKQFSTTKDVLEKLKALHQLPGVILEWRRITNALTKVVFPLQREKKWHAHLKMDRIHPISQSHTATGRVSFTEPNIQNVPKDFEIQMPTLIEESQPSQNGASRTWGKRSKITRQLAPLLKVSDESPEKGMPFSVSMRHAFVPFSGGLILAADYSQLELRILAHLSQDRRLLHVLNSGTDVFKSIAAEWKMVDPASVDDNMRQQAKQICYGIIYGMGAKSLGEQMGIEENDAACYIETFKSRYTGIQNFLRETVQKCGKNGYVQTLLGRKRFLPGIKDTNVYIKSHAERQAVNTTVQGSAADIVKLATINIQRRLEAAFPGVPTSHQHPPIRSSGRHRNQCRPSRGGFFILQLHDELIYEVAEEDAIQVAQIMKREMECVVKLYVKLRVKVKVGSSWGNLQDLDI, encoded by the exons ATGACTACTTCAACGACAAGAAAGATTTATTTGGGACAGCATCGGATTGTAAAGACAAAGGG ccTAGTTCATGCAGATGAGAAACCACATGGACAATCAAGTCACCTGCATCAAGCATGCTCTTCTGCAACAGATATATCTGAGAACAGAAGATGTAATGAGCCAAaa CAAAACCAGAATAAGCAATGGATGCCAGGAGACTCCACTCTAGCGATGGATGTGGAAATTTTACAAGCTATTGACGAACTGGGTCCAGAAGTCTTGAAATTcaaaaaagataaaaacattcaacaaactgaatcacttaAGAAAAACTCTGactttccacaaaatatttgtGAGCAACAAGTGCAAAATGCAGAGAACATCAACCCTTCAAGTCCAGGCTCAGCGTGGTCACCATCAGAGCGCAAAAGAACCAGAACACAAGGCAAAAAAGACAGCGACTGGAAGGATTTGGCCCAAAAGCTTTTGTTTAGTGAAACCAAAAAGACTGAAGCAGGAGGACGTGGCCGTGAGATGAAATGTGACAAGGAATATTCTTCACCTCAAAAGATTATCAACTCcatgaaaaaaacacttaaagtaGCAAACAGCAAACAAAAGTTAAAGTTCAGAAGAGATACCAGTCTCAGTACCTCCAAGGATTACATACTGTTCAGTCCGACACATATGGCTGCTGCTAAAGAGCGATCCATGTTGCAGCAGCAGAAGAGATCAATGAAAAACCTTTCAGTCTCTGTGCTGACCCCTCCTCCTGGACTCGATCTCAGTGTCCTCGGTGACGCTACACTACCAGATGCAG CACAAAGCATCCACATGGGACGTCCAGCCGATCAGTCAGACAAGCTTTTGCTCTCTAGTTGGGGTCTCCCTAAGCCTGTTCTGGAGAAGTACCAGAGTCTCGGTGTTCAGAGGATGTTTGAGTGGCAGGCTGAGTGTCTGACCTTGGGCAAAGTGTTAGAGGGACAGAACCTGGTATATTCTG cTCCAACCAGTGCAGGAAAAACTTTGGTTTCTGAGCTGTTAATCCTGAAGAGAGTtttggaaacaagacaaaaggcCATGTTCATTCTTCCTTTTGTGTCTGTGGCTCGTGAGAAGATGTTTTATCTACAG AATGTATTTCAGGAGGCAGGGGTCAGAGTGGAGGGGTATATGGGTAACACTTCAGCTGCTGGTGGGTTTTCAGCTCTGGATGTAGCTGTTTGCACAATAGAGAAAGCCAATGGACTCATCAACAGACTTATTGAAGAAGACAAATTGGATCTTCTTg GAATTGTTGTGGTTGATGAGCTGCACATGGTTGGGGACTCTGGTCGTGGATATCTGTTAGAACTTTTGCTGACTAAAATCCAATACATTGCCCAAAAAAACACATCAAG ggGTTCTGCTCAAAGTGCCTCTGCTGGTGTGCAGATTGTTGGTATGAGTGCCACACTGCCAAACTTGGACCTTCTTGCTCACtggttgaatgctgagctgtaTAATACTAACTATCGTCCTGTGCCACTGGTGGAGTGGGTCAAGATAGGCACAAATGTCTATGATGGATCTATGAACCTGGTCAGACAGTTCACCCCAGCTCTTCCCGTAAAG GGAGATGATGATCACATTGTCAGCCTCTGCTTTGAGACAGTGCAGGATGGCCACTCTGCACTGCTGTTCTGCCCTTCAAAGAACTGGTGTGAGAAACTAGCAGACAGCATTGGAAGAGAGTTTTACAATCTTCATCACAAAG AAATGCAGTCAGGCTCTGGAGTGCAGAGTATATCTTTGAATCAGGAAGGTCTCCAGGATGTTGTAGCCCAGCTCAAGCGTACTCCTGCAAGCTTGGACCAGGTGCTTCAGCGAACGGTTCCCTGGGGAGTGGCCTTCCATCATGCAG GTCTGACGTTTGATGAGAGGGATATTCTAGAAGGTGCTTTTCGTCAAGGATACATTAGAGTGCTAGCTGCCACCTCCACCTTGTCGTCTGGTGTAAATCTGCCCGCCCGACGTGTGATTATCAGAACCCCTGTTTTTAATGGTCATTTGTTGGACATTCTAACCTATAAGCAGATGGTGGGACGAGCAGGCCGTAAAGGGGTGGACATCATGG GTGAGAGTGTGTTGGTCTGTAAAGAAGCTGAACGTGCAAAGGGCATGAGCCTCATCCAGGGCTCGCTCAAGCCTATCAGCAGCTGCCTGGTGAAGCGAGAGGTTGAGGGCGTCACTACCAGCATGCTCAGGGCCATCCTCGAG ATCATCGTTGGAGGAGTCGCCAGCTCACCACAGGATGTGAGGATGTATGCTTCCTGCACTCTTCTCGCAGCCAGTATTGCAGCCGAACAGCCACATGAGGAAGAAGCTGAAACAGAAGCTCGAAACAAGGGGGCTATTGAAGCCTGCATAGAGTGGCTGATGGACAATGAGTTTATACATATACAAAAGGAGGGAGATG TGGAGAGGTACTGCCCAACGCATCTGGGTTCTGCGACTCTGTCCTCATCTTTATCACCCCCAGAAGCCTTGGGGATTTTTGCAGATCTCCAGAGAGCAATGAAAGGATTTGTGTTGGAAAATGATCTCCATATCCTCTATCAG ataACACCTGTGTATGTGGACTGGACTACAATCGACTGGTACCAGTTCTTCTGTCTGTGGGAGCAACTACCGTCTGCAATGAAACGGGTGGCTGAGATGGTAGGCATTCAAGAAGGTTTCCTGGCCCGCTCCGTTGGTGGTAAATTAATTGCTAAAACGGAAAAGCAACGCAGACAGATGGCCATTCACAAACG ttttttcACAACGTTAGTTCTCCATGACCTGGTAAGCGAAGAACCACTTGGAGCTGTCGCAAAGAAGTATGGCTGTAGCCGAGGACAGCTTCAGTCACTTCAGCAGTCTGCCTCAACATATGCAG GCATGGTTACAGTCTTCTGTAATCGACTTGGATGGCACAACCTAGAGCTGCTTCTGTCCCAGTTCCAGAGTCGTCTGAGTTTTGGAGTCCAGAGGGAATTGTGTGATCTGGTGCGTATTTCTTTACTAAACGCCCAGAGAGCACGTACACTCTACAGCTCTGGGTTTGTCACAGTGGCAGAGGTGGCCAGAGCTGATGTTACGGAGTTGGAGAAGGCCCTCAGGAAAGCTATCCCTTTCAAAAG CTCCAGGCAGGCGGTGGATGAAAGCGAAGTAGAGGCTCAAGAACGTAAGAGCATGCGCTGCATCTGGGTCAGCGGGAAAAAGGCCTTGACTGAAAGGGAGGCTGCTCATCAAATTGTGGCTGAGGCCCAGCTGCTcctccagcaggatttggctcTTCTTGGGGTAGAATGGAACCCATCATCCCTCGCAACAAAGACCCAGCCAGATTCCCATTCACCCGAGGAATCAGCCAACGAAAAACCTCTACAGTCTATGTCAAGGGGCCCAGATCATGAAGAGGGGCAAAATGTTACCACAAATGTGGACAAACAGAAGTTGTTGGTGGATAAAAATTCTGACAGTTGTTCCCATCCTCCTTTGAGGCCATTAGAGGTCACTACTATTTCAGAAAAGCCAATGGATATTGACTCAGGTGTATCATCTGCTGACTGTCAGCCTGCTAAGAAATGTGAACAGCAATCGGGTACATTGCATAAAGTTCTCAAATCAATAAATGCGAAAGACAAGGTCTGTCAAAATAACCAAACAACTGAGTCATCAGATTGCTCTTCAAAATCACTTCAAAAGAAATTAGGACACAATACCTGTATAAAAAGTTCCTGCAACTCTGGCAGTGACCATCATTGTGTAAGTCCAGTTTTGAAACGTAGAAGGATGAATGTTGTGGATGCTGATGCACAACCCACAGTCAGTGAATCAGAAACACCAGCTCTGATCTCAAAAGACCCTAAACTAATATCAAATGTTGAAGAGCTTTGGTTTAATAAACCTGAAACTGACTGTAGAATAGATAAAGATTCAATGAATCACCAGTCATCCATTGCTGGACTGAACCAAGTCATTGAGTCAAAAACTGGCTCATACGATCCACAAAAGGGTGAGGAAACCCCAGATGTCATTGCGACAAAGTGCACATCTAAAACGAAACATTTGACTCAAAATGAAAAGCTAGAAACGGGTACTGTCAGTTTCGGGAAAATCAGCAGCAGAGATGAAAATGAAACTGGCTTAAAGGTAAACACCAGAGTTAAATATGATTTAGTATGTTGTTCTGAGAAGCTTAGCTCTCCTGACTTGTACACAAATGGATTGGAAGAGTTCGGTGATAGTTTTCAACTTGATACACAGACTGAGAAAATGCTTCAAGGGGATGACTTTTTACATGGAAATGGTAATTTAAATATTCCCAAAGAAAATAACAATCATGTTGATTCAGAAAGTGAGATAAAAGCTGTCAACCAGTCATCTTTCCTGGAAAATGATAATCAAATGTCTAAAGACCGAAACAAAGACCCAGTTGAAGGTTTATCACCTCATCGGAATGGCCTGGCCACTCAATTCAAACCGAAATATAACATCTCGCTTACAGACAGCCAGTTGgagaacattttaaattacagtaaCCAGGTTACTGAAGAAGAATCAAGTGCTGATAAACCTGCTGAACAAAGGGAAAATCATGAGCCCTCTGATCATGTTACTGACAACAGCTTCAACCGGAGCAGCAGTTTTCTGTTTGACAGTCTCTATGACAACTCCATCTTGGATGCCATGGAGGAGGCAGCAATGGATCGAGACAACAAAGAAGAACAGGTGGTTGAAGCGCATGCTAATTCAAATGGCTCTTCTCCAGAACTCATTCCGGAGAGAAGAGATGCTGTGTCAACGGAGGATCAGGAAGCAATCCAATGGGGCGAATCATCTTTCAACCTTTCAGAATGGGGAGATTCACTACTTATTGGAGAACAGTACCTTGATAAAATGAACAACGCTATCAAGGCTGGTGATGGCCCAAGATTGTGTGCAGAGAAGCCCAGTTATACAGATGACATTGTGTCTGAACTACATGTATCACAAAGCAATGAGCCTCATTCAAGCGTTTCAGCTGAAAGACGTCAATTAAACAGTTCATCGTTTCACATCAGCCCAGGAATGCAGGACATTTTTGACAAATGGTCTGATCAGTTTTCAACCCTGTCTGAGATTCCAGGGCAGTCAAATTCAACTGTGGTGGAACcaaatgctgctgctgctgctgttgttgtcgAAAAAGCTGCATCCCCAATAACAAACCATGGAATTGATCAAGGAGGTCCAAGAAACTCAAGAACAGAAGATTTCGTGGTAGTCCAGGCCAAACCAGTGACTCACAGTGACCTTGTTCCTCCCACGCCAGTTTCTGAACCAGTCACACCACGAGTTAAAATGACCACTTCAGCTATACAATCACCTCTTAATGTCACCAAGCACAGGTCTGAACTGGATCCAAATTCTAAATCCAGTTCCCAGAACGTTTATCAGTCTTGTTTGAGGACAAATGCAGCATCAGAGTTAAACATGTCTCTGGCTGATGAGGGCTTTATGAGGCTTTCTCAGTTTCAATCACTTCCTGCTTCAAACTCCTGCAGTCCAGAGACATTCTCCATAATTGATGTGGCAAGTGATAAAAGGCTTTTCCATACATTTATAAAGGAGTGGAAAACAAAGGACAGATTTTCTCTTGCTCTTGCCTGTGAGAAGATAGACAACACCTCAGTGCAAGCTGAGGCAGTTATAGGTGGAAAATTCAAAAAAC CTACTACCCCAATGAGGAAAAGAAAAGATGACTTCCTTCTTAAGGGATATCAGGATCTTGTTGTCATTGGCATATCTGTATGCTGGGGAGCAAAAGATGCTTATTTTGTGTCTCTACAACAGGAGCTGTCAGACACAG ATATAAGTGCCAGTTTAGCTCCACCACCTCTCGACGTGACTCTTGCAGTTGAGGAACGGCTGAAGCAAGTTCAATGCTGCTTGGAAAAAGAATCAAGTGTGACAGTCTCTTATGACTTCATTCATGTTTACAAGACACTGTTACTCACATGCGAGCTTGCTATGCGTGGCACATTTGAAGACCCAAAG ATTGCATGCTGGCTTCTGGATTCAAGCTCCAAAGAGCGCACTCTCCACAACATGGTATCCAGCTTTGCTACTGAGGATCTCCTGATGCTGGATGGAATTAGTCCTGGTCAGGGTGTGCAGAGTTTAGGGATCTATGGAGATACCAGTCAACCTGGACGCTACAGAGCTGCTGTTGAGTCTGTTCTGGTCTTCAGGGTCATGACGCAACTCAACTGTCTTCTTGAAAAGGATGGTTTCTTGG ATGTATTCAAGAAAGTAGAGATGCCCACCCAGTACTGCCTGGCGTTGTTGGAGCTAAATGGAATTGGGTTTAGTGTTGCCGAATGTGAGGCTCAGAAACATGTGATGCAGGCCAAGCTAAGTGCTCTTGAATCCCAAGCTTATCAGCTAGCAGGACACAGCTTCTCACTGACCAGTCCAGAGGATGTAGCAGAG GTGTTGTTTCTTGAGTTGAAGCTGCCTCCCAATGGAGATTTAAATGCTCCAAAGAATAAGAAGACACTGGGCTACAGTAGGAGAGCAGGAGCCCGTATCAAACTTTCAAAACAGTTCAGCACAACGAAG GATGTTTTAGAAAAGCTCAAGGCACTGCATCAGTTACCAGGTGTTATTCTTGAGTGGAGAAGGATCACAAATGCTTTGACAAAAGTGGTTTTCCCCTTGCAACGAGAGAAGAAGTGGCACGCACATCTGAAGATGGACAGAATACATCCAATCTCACAGTCGCACACTGCCACAG GGCGTGTGAGCTTTACTGAACCAAACATTCAAAATGTCCCAAAAGATTTTGAAATTCAAATGCCAACACTTATAgaagaaagtcaaccatcacagAATGGTGCAAGCAGGACGTG gGGTAAACGATCAAAGATAACCCGGCAGTTGGCACCCCTTTTAAAGGTATCAGACGAATCACCAGAAAAAGGGATGCCATTTTCTGTCAGCATGAGGCATGCTTTTGTTCCTTTTTCAG GAGGTCTGATTCTGGCTGCTGACTACTCACAGTTGGAGCTCCGCATTTTAGCTCATCTGTCCCAGGACAGGCGGCTCCTCCATGTGCTCAACAGTGGTACAGATGTGTTTAAAAGCATAGCAGCAGAGTGGAAAATGGTAGACCCTGCTTCAGTTGATGATAATATGAGGCAACAAGCCAAACAG ATTTGTTATGGAATAATCTATGGCATGGGAGCAAAGTCTCTTGGAGAACAAATGGGCATCGAGGAGAATGATGCTGCTTGTTACATTGAGACATTTAAATCCAGATACACTG GCATACAGAACTTTCTGCGTGAAACTGTGCAAAAATGTGGGAAAAATGGTTATGTGCAGACATTACTTGGCAGGAAGCGTTTTTTGCCTGGAATAAAAGACACAAATGTGTACATAAAGTCCCAT GCAGAGCGACAGGCAGTAAACACAACTGTGCAGGGCTCTGCTGCTGACATTGTCAAATTAGCAACCATCAACATCCAGCGTAGATTGGAGGCAGCATTTCCTGGAGTTCCCACATCACATCAACACCCTCCAATCAGATCGA GTGGCAGGCACAGAAATCAGTGTAGACCCTCTCGAGGAGGCTTTTTTATACTTCAGCTGCACGATGAACTCATCTATGAGGTTGCAGAGGAAGATGCTATTCAG GTTGCACAGATTATGAAGCGAGAAATGGAGTGTGTTGTGAAATTGTATGTTAAACTCAGAGTAAAAGTCAAAGTGGGTTCAAGCTGGGGTAACCTTCAAGACCTggacatttaa